A genomic window from Fibrobacterota bacterium includes:
- a CDS encoding DUF4266 domain-containing protein, protein MNALAKIATVFCLLSIAASLGGCAMVHQKDREWLSDPVMQKQPDALEGSLNGDNFPRREGSSGGSSGAGGGCGC, encoded by the coding sequence ATGAACGCCCTCGCGAAGATCGCCACCGTTTTCTGTCTCCTCTCGATCGCCGCTTCGCTGGGAGGATGCGCGATGGTCCATCAGAAGGATCGCGAATGGTTGTCGGATCCTGTCATGCAAAAGCAGCCTGACGCGCTGGAGGGTTCTCTCAACGGCGACAACTTCCCGCGTCGCGAGGGCAGTTCCGGAGGTAGCTCCGGCGCCGGTGGAGGTTGCGGATGCTGA
- a CDS encoding methyl-accepting chemotaxis protein → MTSTSSNMSLSKKLLVAPLCVIGLFALGAVLLLFAIGASTKAHQRATQLREFSHSLEDCASDAYKGLAWAGAGFPAARIDSLLKGDVKRIDSIRTAIRQAGLLDSIAASRLDTLLGSTHKVLQEMGEVTDGDMGFASMYLGTAQEQFASVDSLVGVAVDRETSSAELLASRMRSSVLWLLLIGSAVGVALSLYMARKIRGPVAGLQEMASRMSQGDLTGRVEVSGSDEIGMLAGSMSSMSARLTDLVRDLRHGVDSLGTSLSENVTISGGLSEDADRAKTRSASVAASALEMGRTMSASREGVSRMAREMGSVAAGAEEMSAAIAEVTRHADMARRVSLDATRKGGDASRKISALGQAVDEIGQVSHLIQAVSSQTRLLALNATIEAARAGEAGRGFAVVAGEVKNLAHQTQGATEQIALKIGQIQEAVRSASSEVEGVLQVVGEIGSAIDSIASSMEQQSASTREIAQRASEASAEMKRVETSAVKGEAAAGSIQAEIVDVDRLAEGLAASSRQLSQGASRMREVEDVLRSGISKFRVS, encoded by the coding sequence ACGAAGGCGCATCAGCGCGCCACGCAGTTGCGTGAATTTTCGCACAGCCTGGAAGATTGCGCATCGGATGCCTACAAGGGTTTGGCGTGGGCAGGAGCCGGGTTTCCGGCTGCGCGCATCGACAGCCTTTTGAAAGGCGATGTGAAACGCATCGACTCCATTCGAACCGCTATTCGCCAGGCTGGCTTGCTGGATTCGATCGCGGCAAGTCGGTTGGATACTTTGTTGGGCAGCACACACAAAGTCCTCCAGGAAATGGGCGAGGTCACGGATGGCGACATGGGCTTTGCCAGCATGTATCTCGGGACAGCCCAGGAGCAATTCGCCTCGGTGGATTCTCTGGTTGGAGTGGCCGTCGATCGGGAGACATCCTCCGCCGAGCTCCTGGCCTCCCGGATGAGGTCGTCCGTCCTCTGGCTTTTGCTCATCGGATCGGCGGTGGGTGTCGCGCTGTCTCTATACATGGCCCGGAAAATCCGCGGACCGGTGGCAGGGCTACAGGAAATGGCCTCGCGAATGTCGCAGGGGGATCTCACCGGGCGGGTGGAGGTTTCCGGTTCGGATGAAATCGGAATGCTGGCCGGATCGATGTCGAGCATGTCGGCTCGCCTGACAGATCTTGTGCGCGATCTGCGGCATGGCGTGGATTCCCTGGGCACATCGCTTTCCGAAAACGTGACGATTTCCGGTGGACTTTCCGAAGACGCGGATCGCGCCAAAACCAGATCTGCCTCGGTCGCGGCCTCCGCCTTGGAGATGGGGCGTACCATGAGCGCCTCCAGGGAGGGTGTCTCGCGGATGGCTCGCGAAATGGGGTCCGTTGCGGCGGGTGCGGAAGAAATGTCGGCGGCCATCGCGGAAGTCACGCGACATGCGGACATGGCGCGTCGTGTTTCGCTGGATGCCACCCGCAAAGGGGGGGATGCATCGCGCAAGATCAGTGCTCTGGGGCAAGCCGTGGACGAAATCGGACAGGTCTCGCATCTGATCCAGGCGGTTTCCAGCCAGACTCGTTTGCTGGCGTTGAACGCCACCATCGAGGCGGCCCGAGCGGGCGAGGCGGGGCGGGGTTTTGCTGTGGTCGCCGGCGAGGTCAAGAATCTGGCTCACCAGACCCAGGGTGCCACGGAGCAGATCGCTCTCAAGATCGGTCAGATCCAGGAGGCGGTTCGGTCCGCGTCTTCGGAAGTGGAAGGTGTCTTGCAAGTGGTGGGAGAGATCGGCTCCGCCATCGATTCCATCGCCTCCAGCATGGAACAACAATCCGCCTCCACCCGCGAGATCGCTCAGCGCGCTTCCGAAGCTTCGGCGGAAATGAAGCGGGTGGAGACCTCGGCGGTCAAAGGCGAAGCGGCGGCGGGCAGCATCCAAGCGGAAATCGTGGATGTGGATCGCCTTGCCGAAGGGCTTGCCGCCTCGAGCCGGCAGTTGTCGCAGGGAGCTTCGCGGATGCGCGAGGTGGAAGATGTCCTGCGATCGGGGATTTCCAAGTTCAGGGTTTCCTGA
- a CDS encoding sulfite exporter TauE/SafE family protein, whose translation MSAFSVEAIQAALEGKSFLAYPLVFGAGLLTSLTPCVYPLIPVTVSILGAKKAESKGRAFVLALAYVLGIAVTYAALGAFAALTGSLFGEVASSPWVNIGMGVLLAALSLNMLEVFQFKLPGFAGASAGARKAGILPNFLLGLAFGLVASPCTAPVLGAVLLWVGQSGSVVRGSSLLFVFALGMGAFLLAVGTFSSLATTLPKSGNWMIRIKTVMGILLLGMAGWFCFQAGQLW comes from the coding sequence ATGTCTGCATTTTCTGTCGAAGCCATCCAGGCCGCCCTGGAAGGGAAATCCTTCCTTGCCTATCCGTTGGTGTTCGGGGCGGGTTTGCTCACGAGCCTCACCCCTTGTGTCTACCCTCTGATCCCGGTCACGGTCTCCATCCTGGGGGCCAAGAAAGCGGAATCGAAGGGGCGGGCCTTCGTGTTGGCGCTGGCCTACGTGCTGGGCATCGCGGTCACCTACGCAGCCCTCGGCGCGTTCGCGGCACTCACAGGATCGTTGTTCGGGGAGGTGGCCTCCAGTCCCTGGGTGAACATCGGCATGGGAGTGCTGCTGGCTGCGTTGTCCCTGAACATGCTCGAGGTCTTCCAGTTCAAGCTTCCCGGGTTCGCCGGGGCATCGGCGGGTGCGCGCAAGGCCGGAATCCTGCCGAACTTCCTGCTGGGACTGGCTTTCGGGCTGGTGGCGTCTCCTTGCACGGCTCCCGTGCTCGGCGCCGTCTTGCTTTGGGTGGGGCAGTCAGGATCTGTCGTGCGAGGATCCAGTCTCCTGTTCGTGTTCGCCTTGGGCATGGGAGCCTTCCTGCTGGCGGTGGGGACATTCTCCAGCTTGGCCACGACCTTGCCGAAATCCGGCAACTGGATGATCCGCATCAAGACCGTGATGGGAATTCTGCTGCTAGGGATGGCTGGATGGTTCTGCTTCCAAGCCGGGCAATTGTGGTAG
- a CDS encoding Gx transporter family protein — MPSIDVAHRRMDARLFAGALLATCGLQLVELLLPRIPLLPWLRPGFSWIVILPFLLDFGVGPALALFLCRNLLSMAYGGQPASTFLISSASGMAAILALGHLLRLLEAKRWLARAGASVMLAAAFNTLQLSLVAWVLVGSEGYFRQIGPLMLWSVLSGLLVGWLSLPLGDGKGWDLLRALAPGEGAASLPTGHVGASLVAGLLMAASLLVSDVRILGALLAVSVAWGGRGVLRVLARTWPFLPYLAWFHLRDTPGDLVWGSWITRQGVEQLLLQTLRLWAFTAYGRILAQCVPWGRLVSVDAAWARGFALSLQRMPRLFPASLGAARAWWKSKRQGGLEGYLAEMSRKLSDRGPSEA; from the coding sequence ATGCCGTCCATTGACGTTGCGCACCGACGGATGGATGCACGACTGTTCGCGGGTGCGCTGCTGGCGACCTGCGGCTTGCAATTGGTGGAGCTTTTGCTGCCGCGGATCCCGTTGCTTCCGTGGTTGCGACCGGGGTTTTCCTGGATCGTGATCCTGCCCTTCCTGTTGGACTTCGGCGTCGGTCCCGCACTGGCCTTGTTCTTGTGTCGGAATCTGTTGTCGATGGCCTATGGAGGCCAGCCCGCCAGCACGTTTCTGATCTCCTCTGCATCCGGGATGGCGGCGATCCTCGCCTTGGGACACCTGTTGAGGCTGTTGGAAGCCAAGCGTTGGTTGGCTCGAGCGGGCGCCAGTGTGATGCTGGCCGCCGCGTTCAACACGTTGCAACTTTCCTTGGTGGCCTGGGTGCTGGTGGGTTCGGAAGGCTACTTCCGCCAGATCGGGCCGCTCATGTTGTGGTCGGTCCTCAGCGGTCTATTGGTGGGGTGGCTTTCCCTGCCGTTGGGCGATGGCAAAGGCTGGGATCTGTTGCGAGCCTTGGCGCCGGGCGAAGGGGCCGCCAGCCTGCCGACGGGCCATGTGGGCGCGAGTCTGGTCGCAGGCCTGCTGATGGCCGCGAGCCTCCTGGTTTCCGATGTGCGGATCCTCGGTGCGCTGTTGGCCGTTTCCGTTGCATGGGGAGGCCGAGGGGTGTTGCGTGTCTTGGCGAGAACGTGGCCGTTTCTGCCCTATCTGGCCTGGTTCCATCTTCGCGACACCCCGGGCGATCTGGTCTGGGGGAGCTGGATCACGCGTCAGGGTGTCGAGCAGCTCCTGCTGCAGACCTTGCGCCTTTGGGCGTTCACCGCCTATGGACGGATTCTGGCGCAGTGCGTGCCGTGGGGAAGGCTGGTGTCGGTGGATGCGGCCTGGGCGCGCGGGTTCGCCCTCTCGCTGCAACGGATGCCGAGACTGTTCCCCGCCTCGCTCGGCGCGGCGCGAGCCTGGTGGAAATCGAAGCGGCAAGGCGGACTGGAAGGGTATCTGGCGGAAATGAGTCGGAAATTGTCAGATCGGGGTCCCTCCGAGGCCTGA
- a CDS encoding TIGR02147 family protein → MIVSPESTRSAPDILRYSDGRAYLQDWWEWKKAVSPRTSFRSFAARAETSASLLKDVLEGRRRLTSESAQKFGKAMGLVDRDRKYLVALATFCRARSAESRADAFSELSRLRRQAFVKVLDPRQYAAWSNWHHMAIRELVGLPAFQEDPVWIASVLVPEIKPREAEKALADLCKLGLLKRDPEGRLEASDPAISSEFEVPSTVIRHFNQQMIQLGLTAPDRLAPEVREVSGLTLGLSQECYDQVKERIRTFKQEVMEFVLADRNPASLVAQFNVQLFPLAQPGTRKEGGVA, encoded by the coding sequence ATGATCGTCTCACCTGAATCCACGCGGTCGGCTCCCGACATCCTCCGGTACTCGGACGGACGGGCCTATCTGCAGGATTGGTGGGAATGGAAAAAGGCCGTTTCCCCGCGCACGTCCTTCCGCAGTTTCGCCGCCCGCGCAGAGACGAGCGCGAGCCTCCTGAAGGATGTGCTGGAAGGGCGTCGCCGCCTGACCAGCGAGAGCGCCCAGAAATTCGGCAAAGCGATGGGGTTGGTGGATCGGGATCGCAAATACCTCGTCGCTCTGGCCACCTTCTGTCGCGCCAGGTCGGCGGAAAGCCGGGCGGACGCGTTCTCAGAGTTGTCGCGTCTGCGCAGGCAGGCCTTCGTGAAGGTGCTGGATCCCCGGCAGTATGCCGCATGGTCCAATTGGCACCACATGGCCATCCGCGAATTGGTGGGACTGCCCGCCTTCCAGGAAGATCCGGTTTGGATCGCTTCGGTGCTGGTTCCGGAAATCAAGCCCCGCGAGGCGGAAAAGGCACTCGCCGACCTCTGCAAGCTGGGGTTGCTCAAGCGCGATCCCGAAGGCAGGCTGGAGGCTTCAGATCCCGCCATCTCTTCGGAATTCGAAGTCCCCAGCACGGTGATCCGCCATTTCAACCAGCAGATGATCCAGTTGGGCCTGACCGCGCCGGACCGGTTGGCGCCCGAGGTTCGCGAGGTTTCCGGTCTGACTTTGGGGTTGTCGCAGGAGTGCTATGATCAGGTCAAGGAGCGGATCCGGACGTTCAAGCAGGAAGTGATGGAGTTCGTGTTGGCAGACCGCAATCCCGCATCCTTGGTCGCGCAATTCAACGTGCAATTGTTCCCGCTGGCGCAGCCAGGGACTCGCAAAGAGGGAGGGGTCGCGTGA
- a CDS encoding carboxypeptidase regulatory-like domain-containing protein produces MTRWIFLSLFLLTSCESDRSAGTGSQTGNSVVAGRILRADSLPAANVEITLAPASWGKTIVRTRHTDSLGRYRFDAVDAGLWRLETRGEKTAMVRTLRLQAGRDSTLPTLLALPRGKVVVEIHLDDTLRTGWLKVMGMSDSVSLANPAREIFLSFANLAPGVQWFTIVGPGGRHLREASLLARSGQVDTLLDAKWKRESAGPAADGAYDPDDDGDDDGEED; encoded by the coding sequence GTGACCCGCTGGATCTTTTTAAGCCTTTTCCTACTTACCTCCTGCGAGTCGGACCGTTCCGCCGGCACGGGGAGCCAGACGGGAAATTCCGTCGTGGCGGGCCGCATCCTGAGGGCGGATTCCCTTCCGGCGGCCAATGTGGAGATTACGCTCGCACCTGCCAGTTGGGGAAAAACCATCGTTCGCACGCGGCACACCGACTCGCTGGGGCGCTACCGGTTCGATGCCGTGGATGCGGGGCTGTGGAGATTGGAAACGCGCGGCGAAAAAACCGCGATGGTGCGCACTCTGCGGCTCCAAGCGGGCCGAGATTCCACCTTGCCGACCTTGCTGGCCTTGCCCAGAGGAAAGGTGGTGGTAGAAATTCATCTGGACGACACCCTCCGGACGGGCTGGCTCAAGGTCATGGGAATGTCCGATTCCGTGTCGCTGGCCAATCCGGCCAGGGAGATCTTCCTGAGCTTCGCGAATCTCGCCCCTGGTGTCCAGTGGTTCACGATCGTCGGTCCTGGTGGCCGCCATTTGCGCGAGGCGTCCTTGCTGGCCCGGTCGGGACAAGTGGATACTCTCCTCGATGCGAAGTGGAAGCGCGAAAGCGCGGGTCCGGCGGCAGACGGGGCCTACGACCCGGATGACGATGGCGACGATGACGGAGAGGAAGACTGA
- a CDS encoding TlpA family protein disulfide reductase, which translates to MFKRFFASLLALAVLSMAAPPTLPAFALPDLAGKSHPSSEYAGKPVLIDFWATWCATCKESVPELAKLKTKYAGKGLQVVSISVDKGAVAKVEKGAKKLGITWQVLHDPESSLSSVFGYTGVPALYLYDAQGKLVSSLAGFDPAQEAALDAALSKL; encoded by the coding sequence ATGTTCAAACGCTTCTTCGCATCTCTGCTCGCGCTGGCGGTCCTCTCGATGGCCGCACCGCCCACCCTGCCCGCCTTTGCTCTGCCGGATCTGGCGGGCAAGTCCCATCCCTCCAGCGAGTACGCAGGAAAACCCGTGTTGATCGACTTCTGGGCCACCTGGTGCGCCACCTGCAAGGAGAGCGTGCCGGAACTCGCCAAGCTCAAGACCAAATACGCGGGCAAGGGCCTGCAAGTGGTGTCGATTTCCGTGGACAAAGGCGCGGTCGCCAAGGTGGAAAAGGGAGCCAAGAAGCTCGGCATCACCTGGCAGGTCCTGCATGATCCGGAAAGCTCGCTCTCGAGCGTGTTCGGATACACCGGCGTGCCCGCGCTTTATCTGTACGACGCTCAAGGCAAGCTCGTGAGCTCTCTCGCCGGCTTCGATCCCGCCCAAGAGGCCGCCCTGGACGCGGCTCTCTCCAAACTCTGA
- a CDS encoding DUF3570 domain-containing protein, translating to MLKGRLAFGLLASILAVSVRASEGDALETKFEAFRDRNEVTALSPLFELKKTIAKSLSLMWEGQMDAVTGASREWGVNGSGQLDAKSGASARLDGISGASRKDEPEPEIRWGSRLGLTWSRNGRVFSGSLYASKESDYQSFSPSISGAWDFAERNTTLSWGGAWFFDKMTPYGEWGRLGGGEKRVQSYSLGLTQSFTPLTLGGITTNFIRTTGYIGHPYNPVTTRDSGLIAEFLPEKKDALAVSLQAIQGWLWGEKLGSVNLEYRNYRDSWDLRSNTLTIQLSQNLLDATMVRLQGRYYSQVGAWFAQTDLYQGSEVYRTADIRFHRFDSWMAGLKVASEFPDSWGAWLPRRWNLSYDHLIRNTRGNTRLYQLYAPDEFYQQGTARAGLGWDL from the coding sequence ATGCTGAAGGGACGGCTCGCCTTCGGTTTGTTGGCGTCGATCCTGGCCGTTTCCGTGCGTGCCAGCGAGGGCGACGCGCTGGAGACCAAGTTCGAGGCCTTTCGCGACCGCAACGAGGTCACCGCTTTGTCGCCCCTCTTCGAGCTGAAGAAGACCATCGCGAAATCCCTTTCCTTGATGTGGGAAGGACAGATGGACGCGGTGACGGGGGCTTCCCGGGAATGGGGAGTGAACGGCTCCGGTCAGCTCGATGCGAAATCGGGAGCATCGGCCCGGCTGGACGGCATTTCCGGAGCATCCAGAAAGGATGAGCCCGAGCCCGAGATCCGTTGGGGAAGCCGTTTGGGATTGACCTGGTCGCGCAACGGCAGGGTGTTTTCCGGTTCCCTCTACGCCAGCAAGGAAAGCGACTACCAGTCGTTTTCGCCGTCGATTTCCGGCGCATGGGACTTCGCGGAACGCAACACCACCCTTTCGTGGGGAGGGGCCTGGTTTTTCGACAAGATGACTCCGTACGGGGAGTGGGGGCGGTTGGGTGGAGGCGAAAAGCGCGTCCAATCGTATTCCCTGGGCCTCACCCAGAGCTTCACGCCGCTGACCTTGGGAGGGATCACCACCAACTTCATCCGCACCACAGGGTACATCGGCCATCCGTACAACCCCGTCACCACGCGTGATTCGGGCTTGATCGCGGAATTCTTGCCGGAGAAGAAGGATGCCCTGGCCGTGTCGCTTCAGGCCATCCAGGGCTGGTTGTGGGGAGAAAAATTGGGTTCGGTCAACCTGGAATACCGCAACTACCGCGACTCCTGGGATCTGCGCTCCAACACCCTGACCATCCAGCTTTCCCAAAACCTCCTGGACGCCACCATGGTGCGCCTCCAGGGACGCTACTACTCCCAGGTGGGAGCGTGGTTCGCCCAGACCGACCTCTACCAGGGCAGCGAAGTGTACCGGACCGCCGACATCCGCTTCCATCGCTTCGATTCGTGGATGGCGGGGCTCAAGGTGGCTTCCGAATTCCCGGACTCGTGGGGCGCGTGGCTTCCGCGACGCTGGAATCTGTCCTACGACCACCTGATCCGCAATACCCGGGGCAACACGCGGCTGTACCAGCTCTACGCTCCGGATGAATTCTACCAGCAAGGGACCGCGCGCGCGGGCCTGGGCTGGGACCTTTGA
- a CDS encoding FAD:protein FMN transferase — MMRRLAILGALLLVSCREVPSTHRDWAAMDCNFAATLHGQGRIPPEAALDSIQRMTHRFDTLLTDYNPRGPLSILRGRKGDTVRPDLRIVEILRGALPAMAASRGSLDIGLHDLKAVWGLDAADPRVPDSASIDAALRRRFGTDSVDRARAPLEILPDGRVVLHVDSLPIDLGGIAKGWVVDRMSDWLVSQGYPVHLIQGGGEIVVHGRKAAGAWKLGVKNPRATEQIVGSIALDSSGAVSTSGDYERFFLLDGVRYHHLFDPATGRPSRNGVASATLLCSTSAQCDLWSKPMFLLGPQRGRPLADSLGIRVLWIREVPGGLCGVQSDGWGKKLWRDSLVACPR, encoded by the coding sequence ATGATGCGCAGATTGGCGATCCTGGGTGCGTTGCTGCTGGTTTCCTGCCGGGAGGTGCCGTCCACGCACCGGGATTGGGCGGCGATGGATTGCAACTTCGCCGCCACGCTGCACGGCCAGGGGCGGATTCCCCCGGAGGCCGCGCTGGACAGCATCCAGCGCATGACGCATCGGTTCGACACATTGCTCACCGATTACAATCCCCGTGGCCCTCTTTCCATCTTGCGTGGTCGGAAGGGCGACACGGTCCGTCCGGACCTGCGGATCGTGGAAATCCTCCGCGGTGCGTTGCCCGCGATGGCGGCCTCGCGCGGCAGCTTGGATATCGGGTTGCACGACCTCAAAGCCGTGTGGGGATTGGATGCGGCCGATCCTCGCGTACCGGATTCGGCCTCGATCGATGCCGCGTTGCGGCGCCGATTTGGGACGGATTCTGTCGATCGCGCCCGTGCGCCGCTGGAAATCCTGCCCGACGGCCGCGTGGTCCTGCATGTGGATTCCCTTCCCATCGATCTTGGCGGCATCGCCAAGGGGTGGGTGGTGGACCGGATGTCCGATTGGTTGGTGTCCCAAGGGTATCCCGTCCACCTGATCCAGGGAGGAGGCGAGATCGTGGTGCACGGCCGCAAAGCCGCCGGAGCCTGGAAACTGGGGGTCAAGAATCCGCGCGCCACCGAGCAGATCGTCGGTTCCATCGCGTTGGACTCCAGCGGGGCCGTGTCCACATCGGGGGACTACGAGCGGTTCTTCCTGCTCGACGGCGTGCGGTACCACCACCTGTTCGATCCCGCCACCGGCAGACCTTCGCGCAACGGCGTGGCGTCGGCCACGTTGCTTTGTTCCACCAGCGCCCAGTGCGACCTATGGTCCAAGCCGATGTTCCTGCTGGGCCCCCAAAGGGGTAGGCCGCTGGCGGATTCGCTGGGAATTCGCGTGCTGTGGATCCGGGAAGTGCCCGGAGGCCTTTGCGGTGTGCAATCCGATGGCTGGGGCAAGAAGCTTTGGCGCGACTCCCTGGTCGCGTGTCCGCGGTAA
- a CDS encoding alpha/beta hydrolase, with protein sequence MKTQISGKTLAWTEAGAGIPLVLVHGLPFQRGMWAPQFPVLGRKVRVLAPDLPGFGESELSSASPSLDAWADDLASLIEHWGCGPVVLAGHSMGGYVGLSFARRHPRLLRGLVMVASRATADTAEAAANRRSVATRLRTEPPEFVADAMLPRMVDSASHAPEMLKSIRELMNPLRADGIAWAQRAIADRIDSTNHLGAVEVPALVIAGERDAVVPLEESGVFAANFKHGRLEVIEKAGHMLSFEQPKAFHAAVERWIGLL encoded by the coding sequence ATGAAGACTCAGATCTCAGGAAAGACCTTGGCGTGGACCGAAGCCGGAGCGGGAATCCCTTTGGTTCTGGTGCACGGCCTCCCGTTCCAGCGAGGCATGTGGGCACCTCAATTTCCCGTCCTGGGCAGGAAAGTTCGGGTCCTCGCGCCGGACCTGCCCGGATTTGGAGAAAGCGAACTGTCCTCCGCCTCGCCCTCGCTCGATGCCTGGGCCGACGACCTCGCCTCCTTGATCGAGCATTGGGGCTGCGGTCCGGTGGTGCTGGCCGGGCATTCCATGGGCGGATACGTGGGATTGTCCTTCGCCCGTCGCCATCCACGACTTCTGCGCGGCTTGGTCATGGTCGCCTCCCGCGCCACCGCCGACACGGCGGAGGCGGCCGCCAATCGCAGGTCGGTGGCCACCCGTCTGCGCACGGAACCGCCGGAATTTGTCGCCGACGCCATGCTCCCCCGCATGGTCGATTCCGCCTCGCACGCGCCGGAGATGCTCAAGTCGATCCGCGAATTGATGAATCCGCTGCGCGCGGACGGGATCGCCTGGGCCCAACGGGCGATCGCCGACCGCATCGACTCCACCAACCACCTCGGGGCCGTGGAGGTTCCCGCCCTGGTGATCGCGGGTGAACGCGATGCGGTGGTCCCCCTCGAGGAGAGCGGTGTCTTCGCCGCCAATTTCAAGCACGGTCGCCTCGAGGTGATCGAAAAGGCGGGGCACATGCTGTCCTTCGAGCAGCCCAAGGCATTCCACGCGGCGGTAGAGCGATGGATCGGTCTCCTCTAG
- a CDS encoding NusG domain II-containing protein, which translates to MSAVSQGQETDSAAKTVLFRPLDVLLLVLLLGFGTWSTWQLFTAPSGSRAVVWMDGRRVAWYPLVGGVRQDSIQGALGAVVVEHGQGAIRVVRAPCPGHLCLRQGLARRTGEKLVCVPSRVVVVIESDAGTQGEYDAVH; encoded by the coding sequence GTGTCCGCGGTAAGCCAAGGGCAGGAGACGGACTCGGCGGCAAAAACCGTCTTGTTCCGTCCATTGGATGTCCTGCTCCTGGTGCTGCTTCTCGGGTTCGGGACGTGGTCCACGTGGCAATTGTTCACCGCACCCTCCGGCTCGAGGGCGGTGGTCTGGATGGATGGCCGACGCGTGGCATGGTATCCGCTTGTTGGCGGCGTGCGGCAGGATTCGATCCAAGGCGCTCTGGGGGCCGTGGTGGTGGAGCACGGCCAAGGCGCGATCCGCGTGGTGCGCGCACCCTGCCCCGGCCACCTCTGTCTGCGCCAGGGGTTGGCGCGCCGGACGGGAGAAAAACTCGTCTGCGTTCCTTCGCGGGTGGTGGTGGTGATCGAATCCGATGCGGGCACGCAAGGGGAGTACGATGCCGTCCATTGA